From Salipiger profundus, a single genomic window includes:
- the thiS gene encoding sulfur carrier protein ThiS, translated as MKITINGTATEVRATTLAGALEELGYGDSKVATALNEDFVPSAARAGTALSPGDRVEIVTPRQGG; from the coding sequence ATGAAGATCACGATTAACGGAACCGCGACCGAGGTCCGCGCCACGACGCTGGCAGGCGCGCTCGAGGAACTGGGCTACGGCGATTCAAAGGTCGCCACCGCGCTCAACGAGGACTTCGTGCCGAGCGCCGCCCGGGCCGGCACCGCGCTCTCGCCGGGCGACCGGGTCGAGATCGTCACCCCGCGGCAAGGAGGCTGA
- a CDS encoding FAD-dependent oxidoreductase, with product MTRATVIGAGVAGLCVATELVARGHDVTVCDPSPRPGPHGCSWWAGGMLAPFCEGESAEEPVIRLGQEAADWWAAQGVEVQRRGTLVLTLGRDRRELDRFARRTAEHVTQDANGIAELEPDLDGRFERALLFPGEAHLDPRAALTCLRDRLEAAGVRFRAERGTPEGLTFDCRGLSARDRLSDLRGVKGEMAVLRSHDIRLSRPVRLLHPRYPLYIVPRADGLFMLGATQIESEDRRRSVRSVLELLSAAYALHPAFGEAELVEIGADARPAFPDNLPRVRRRGDTFHVNGLFRHGFLLAPALAKMAVAAACDGTTAEFMDEDHD from the coding sequence ATGACCCGCGCCACGGTCATCGGTGCCGGCGTCGCCGGTCTCTGCGTCGCGACCGAGCTGGTCGCGCGTGGCCATGACGTGACGGTCTGCGATCCGTCGCCCCGTCCCGGCCCGCATGGCTGCTCTTGGTGGGCGGGGGGCATGCTCGCGCCGTTCTGCGAGGGCGAAAGCGCCGAGGAGCCCGTCATCCGCCTCGGGCAGGAGGCCGCGGACTGGTGGGCTGCGCAGGGTGTCGAGGTGCAGCGGCGCGGCACGCTTGTGCTGACGCTGGGCCGCGACCGGCGCGAGCTCGACCGTTTCGCACGCCGGACCGCCGAGCACGTGACACAGGATGCCAACGGCATTGCCGAACTCGAGCCCGACCTCGACGGTCGCTTCGAGCGGGCGCTGCTCTTCCCCGGCGAGGCGCATCTCGACCCGCGTGCGGCGCTCACCTGCCTGCGCGACCGTCTCGAGGCGGCGGGCGTCCGTTTCCGCGCCGAGCGCGGAACGCCGGAGGGGCTGACCTTCGACTGCCGGGGTCTTTCGGCGCGCGACCGACTGAGCGACCTGCGCGGGGTCAAGGGCGAGATGGCGGTGCTTCGCAGCCATGACATCCGCCTGTCGCGCCCGGTGCGTCTGCTGCACCCGCGTTATCCGCTCTACATCGTTCCCCGCGCCGACGGGCTCTTCATGCTTGGCGCCACGCAGATCGAAAGCGAGGACCGGCGGCGCAGCGTGCGCTCGGTGCTCGAACTGCTCTCGGCGGCCTACGCGCTGCACCCGGCCTTCGGCGAGGCCGAGCTGGTCGAGATCGGCGCCGATGCGCGCCCGGCCTTTCCCGACAACCTGCCCCGCGTCCGGCGCAGGGGCGACACCTTTCATGTCAACGGCTTGTTCCGTCACGGTTTTCTGCTTGCGCCGGCGCTTGCGAAAATGGCGGTGGCGGCGGCCTGCGACGGAACGACAGCGGAGTTCATGGATGAAGATCACGATTAA
- a CDS encoding phosphatase PAP2 family protein, giving the protein MIAFPSLAFLIFGVAYALVSLVFAIIFRDGVLGEILSSVSGGLDISLRYFWAMALVITAWAVRSGIKRGAPLRVAVGNVAAIYAATFALHFGFTLFKTTMPEIVPHYADPYLAAVDAWLHGQSDPWSVIDRLIGSARMIQLTPLYQGPWLVAAFLFPVILVASDDNPERVKRYLVLYCCSWIVIGNIIALGGMSVGPVFYDRFYGSARFEGLTRTLDEAGLAHTTMGMLQDYLWSMFAAGREGFGTGISAFASVHVSVATVIALYCGERSPLLAVPSGLFCGMVLLLSVWSGYHYAVDGYVSIATVALIWAGLRRWSRSSATGKAPARYALDERLDASRD; this is encoded by the coding sequence ATGATCGCCTTTCCGTCGCTGGCCTTTCTCATCTTCGGTGTCGCTTACGCGCTGGTGTCACTGGTCTTCGCGATCATCTTCCGCGACGGCGTGCTCGGCGAGATCCTGAGCTCGGTCTCCGGCGGACTGGACATTTCGCTGCGCTACTTCTGGGCCATGGCGCTGGTCATCACCGCCTGGGCGGTGCGATCGGGCATCAAGCGCGGCGCGCCGCTGCGGGTGGCGGTCGGCAATGTCGCCGCCATCTACGCCGCGACCTTCGCGCTTCACTTCGGCTTCACGCTGTTCAAGACGACGATGCCAGAGATCGTGCCCCATTACGCCGACCCCTACCTCGCGGCGGTGGATGCCTGGCTGCACGGGCAGTCCGACCCCTGGTCGGTGATCGACCGGCTGATCGGCTCGGCCCGGATGATCCAGCTCACGCCGCTCTACCAGGGGCCGTGGCTGGTCGCCGCCTTCCTGTTCCCGGTGATCCTCGTGGCCTCGGACGACAACCCCGAGCGGGTGAAGCGCTACCTCGTGCTCTACTGCTGCAGCTGGATCGTGATCGGCAATATCATCGCGCTTGGCGGCATGTCGGTGGGGCCGGTGTTCTACGACAGGTTCTACGGTAGCGCCCGCTTCGAAGGGCTGACCCGGACACTGGACGAGGCGGGGCTCGCACACACCACGATGGGGATGCTGCAGGACTACCTGTGGAGCATGTTCGCCGCCGGTCGCGAGGGCTTCGGCACAGGCATCTCGGCCTTTGCCTCGGTTCACGTTTCGGTCGCCACCGTGATCGCGCTATACTGCGGTGAGCGCTCGCCGCTGCTCGCCGTCCCGAGCGGGCTGTTCTGCGGCATGGTGCTGCTGCTGTCGGTCTGGAGCGGCTACCACTATGCGGTCGATGGCTATGTCTCGATCGCGACCGTGGCACTGATCTGGGCCGGGCTCCGGCGCTGGTCGCGCAGTTCGGCGACCGGCAAGGCGCCGGCACGCTACGCGCTCGACGAACGGCTCGACGCCTCGCGCGACTGA
- a CDS encoding zinc-dependent alcohol dehydrogenase family protein: MRQISIKAPGGLDNLVLSDAPEAEAPKAGEITVRLHATSLNFHDYMVASRENAAADGRIPMADGAGEVTAVGDGVTDVGVGDRVVSCFFPDWQDGAFRPSDFSRVPGDGLDGYARESVTLPASWVTHAPEGWSHAEAATITTAGLTAWRALVVDGGLKPGDTVAVLGTGGVSIYALQIAKAMGARVIATSSSDAKLERLRELGADHVINYRDTPEWGAEMQRLTGGRGVDIVVEVGGPATLEQSITAGRPGAHLALIGILTGISGEIPTANLMRKQQRLQGLIVGSRKHQQDFVAALETLAIRPVVDRTFDLADLADAFRLQESGDHFGKICVTM; the protein is encoded by the coding sequence ATGAGACAGATCAGCATCAAGGCCCCCGGCGGGCTCGACAACCTCGTGCTCTCCGACGCCCCCGAGGCCGAGGCGCCGAAGGCCGGCGAGATCACCGTGCGGCTGCACGCCACCTCGCTGAATTTCCACGACTACATGGTCGCCTCCCGTGAAAACGCCGCCGCCGACGGGCGGATACCCATGGCCGACGGTGCCGGCGAGGTCACGGCGGTCGGCGACGGCGTAACCGACGTTGGCGTCGGCGACCGCGTGGTGTCGTGCTTCTTCCCCGACTGGCAGGACGGCGCCTTCCGGCCCTCGGATTTCTCGCGCGTGCCCGGTGACGGGCTCGACGGTTACGCCCGCGAGAGCGTGACGCTGCCCGCAAGCTGGGTCACCCACGCGCCCGAAGGCTGGAGCCATGCCGAGGCCGCCACCATCACCACCGCCGGGCTCACCGCGTGGCGGGCGCTGGTGGTCGACGGCGGCCTGAAGCCGGGCGACACCGTGGCGGTGCTCGGCACTGGCGGCGTTTCGATCTACGCGCTGCAGATTGCCAAGGCGATGGGCGCGCGGGTCATCGCGACCTCGTCGTCGGACGCGAAGCTCGAGCGGCTGCGCGAGCTGGGCGCCGATCACGTCATCAACTACCGTGACACGCCGGAGTGGGGCGCAGAGATGCAGCGGCTCACAGGCGGGCGGGGCGTCGACATCGTGGTCGAGGTCGGCGGCCCGGCCACGCTGGAGCAGTCGATCACCGCGGGCCGTCCCGGCGCGCACCTCGCGCTGATCGGTATCCTGACGGGCATCAGCGGCGAGATTCCCACCGCCAACCTGATGCGCAAGCAGCAGCGGCTGCAGGGTCTGATCGTCGGGTCGCGCAAGCACCAGCAGGATTTCGTCGCCGCGCTCGAGACGCTCGCCATCCGTCCGGTGGTGGACCGGACCTTCGATCTGGCGGATCTCGCAGACGCCTTCCGTCTGCAGGAAAGCGGCGATCATTTCGGCAAGATCTGCGTCACGATGTGA
- a CDS encoding aldose 1-epimerase, whose protein sequence is MIALGNDRVRLTVDPDRGASVLRFEALMGAGAVPVLAPADPPGDGPAEAAMFLMAPFANRARGNRLRHGNHVIPVQPNTDEPLALHGIAWQRTWTVAAQSSDRLRLRLDPADRDPMRLRMTFDIALTATGAAFGLTLETTGDGVLPVGLGFHPFFPRLPETTVAFAAQHLWPEGEGHLPRGREPVPGGEDYRAPRRLPEAWRNQCYSGWSGRADIDQPSLGYTLRMEARGLGALMLFATPDMPRFALEPQSHVSGETATGPDGLRSLAPGASVSGAMALDVSQAAGPG, encoded by the coding sequence ATGATCGCGCTCGGAAACGACCGCGTCCGGCTGACTGTCGACCCGGATCGCGGGGCCTCGGTCCTGCGGTTCGAGGCGCTCATGGGGGCGGGCGCGGTGCCCGTGCTGGCCCCCGCCGACCCTCCGGGTGATGGCCCGGCCGAAGCCGCGATGTTCCTCATGGCGCCCTTCGCCAACCGCGCGCGGGGCAACCGGCTGCGCCATGGCAACCACGTGATTCCGGTGCAGCCCAACACCGACGAGCCACTGGCGCTGCACGGGATCGCCTGGCAGCGCACCTGGACGGTGGCGGCACAGAGCTCCGACCGCCTGCGGCTGCGCCTCGATCCGGCAGACCGCGACCCGATGCGCCTGCGCATGACCTTTGACATCGCGCTGACCGCGACCGGTGCCGCCTTCGGGCTCACGCTCGAGACCACCGGGGATGGCGTGCTTCCGGTCGGGCTGGGTTTCCATCCCTTCTTTCCGCGCCTGCCGGAGACGACCGTTGCCTTTGCCGCGCAGCACCTCTGGCCCGAGGGCGAGGGGCACCTGCCGCGCGGCCGCGAGCCTGTTCCGGGGGGCGAGGACTACCGCGCCCCGCGCCGCCTGCCCGAGGCATGGCGCAACCAGTGCTATTCGGGCTGGTCGGGCCGCGCGGACATCGACCAGCCCTCACTCGGCTATACCTTGCGGATGGAGGCGCGGGGGCTCGGGGCGCTGATGCTCTTCGCGACCCCCGACATGCCACGCTTCGCGCTCGAGCCGCAAAGTCACGTCAGCGGCGAGACGGCGACCGGGCCGGACGGCCTGCGGTCGCTCGCCCCGGGCGCCTCGGTCTCGGGGGCGATGGCGCTCGACGTGTCTCAGGCGGCCGGCCCCGGCTGA